One Paracoccaceae bacterium genomic region harbors:
- a CDS encoding TetR/AcrR family transcriptional regulator has product MSQDTDPPHGRPRGRPPSAEARARILRAAHDILMAEGLARLTVEAVAARSGTGKPTIYRHFANAHDLAMAALVARPAPPADASADAPAEGPLGPALTALLANLVAAFATPRGRQVALMLATADPDSEFTRAFRNRVILTSREAGRRLIAAAAARGEIAEPPGVEVLLDMIFGPVFYRLLVGHQPLSADLAPRIVDLALAALPPLPAPDAAC; this is encoded by the coding sequence ATGAGTCAAGACACCGATCCTCCCCATGGCCGCCCGCGTGGCCGCCCCCCCAGCGCCGAGGCCCGCGCCCGCATCCTGCGCGCCGCCCACGACATCCTGATGGCCGAGGGACTGGCCCGCCTGACGGTCGAGGCGGTGGCGGCGCGGTCCGGCACAGGCAAGCCGACGATCTATCGCCATTTCGCCAATGCCCATGACCTCGCCATGGCGGCCCTCGTGGCCCGCCCTGCCCCCCCCGCCGACGCGTCCGCCGACGCGCCGGCCGAGGGGCCGCTTGGCCCCGCGCTGACCGCGCTTCTGGCGAATCTGGTCGCCGCGTTTGCCACGCCGCGCGGTCGGCAGGTCGCCCTGATGCTGGCCACCGCCGATCCCGACAGCGAATTCACCCGCGCCTTTCGCAACCGCGTCATCCTGACCAGCCGCGAGGCCGGACGCCGCCTGATCGCCGCCGCCGCCGCGCGGGGCGAGATCGCGGAACCGCCCGGGGTCGAGGTGCTGCTCGACATGATCTTCGGCCCGGTGTTCTATCGCCTGCTGGTCGGGCACCAGCCGCTGTCCGCCGATCTTGCGCCAAGGATCGTCGATCTGGCGCTCGCCGCGCTGCCGCCCCTTCCGGCCCCGGATGCGGCCTGCTAG